In Chryseobacterium gleum, a single genomic region encodes these proteins:
- a CDS encoding ATP-binding cassette domain-containing protein: MIEIQIRHQIFTSSGNKFLEVNERISEGSFVHVSGDSGIGKTTFFKILSGLIDPDFGFIKLNDKILLDTANKIFLPPQKRNISLMFQNYALFPNMNVKQNIAFAQTEKDENIVDELLENFALKTFENTSPSKLSGGQQQRVALARTLAQNAEIVLLDEPFSAVDIAMRKVMLNELLEFNKNNNSTLFVISHSEEEFESFSTYNLNII; this comes from the coding sequence ATGATTGAAATTCAGATAAGACATCAAATTTTTACTTCGTCAGGAAATAAATTTCTTGAGGTGAATGAGCGGATTTCAGAAGGAAGTTTTGTGCACGTTTCAGGCGATTCCGGGATTGGAAAAACCACTTTTTTCAAAATACTTTCGGGATTGATTGATCCGGATTTTGGTTTCATTAAATTAAATGATAAAATCTTGCTGGATACTGCCAATAAAATATTTCTACCACCTCAAAAACGAAATATTTCACTGATGTTTCAGAATTACGCCTTGTTCCCAAATATGAATGTGAAACAAAATATCGCTTTCGCACAAACGGAAAAAGACGAAAATATCGTTGATGAATTATTAGAAAATTTTGCCCTCAAAACCTTCGAGAATACATCGCCTTCTAAACTTTCTGGCGGACAACAGCAAAGGGTTGCATTGGCAAGAACTTTAGCCCAAAATGCTGAAATTGTTTTGCTCGATGAACCATTTTCTGCAGTAGATATTGCGATGCGAAAAGTGATGTTAAATGAATTATTGGAGTTTAATAAAAACAATAATTCCACATTATTTGTCATCAGTCATAGTGAAGAGGAATTTGAAAGTTTTTCAACATACAATTTGAATATCATTTAA
- a CDS encoding RrF2 family transcriptional regulator, with the protein MLIFSNTCQYAIKACIVLATERKKIGIIDISEQIGTPTYFTSKILQQLTKKQLISSGKGKGGGFFLTDEQFENLTIKDIYENFEGKEVLTSCLLGLKQCNGDNPCPIHHLAVAVKEKVLIMFKYKIKDLKDLGSVMQMMGVPSDL; encoded by the coding sequence ATGTTGATATTTTCCAATACTTGTCAATACGCAATTAAAGCCTGTATAGTTCTTGCAACCGAGAGGAAAAAGATAGGAATTATTGATATTTCAGAACAAATAGGAACGCCCACTTATTTTACTTCAAAAATTTTGCAGCAGCTGACCAAAAAACAATTGATTTCTTCAGGAAAAGGAAAAGGGGGCGGTTTTTTTCTGACTGATGAACAATTTGAAAACCTGACAATCAAAGATATTTATGAAAATTTCGAGGGAAAAGAAGTTCTTACTTCCTGCCTCTTAGGACTTAAACAGTGTAATGGAGATAACCCTTGCCCTATCCACCATCTTGCGGTTGCTGTAAAAGAAAAGGTACTGATTATGTTCAAGTACAAAATCAAAGATTTAAAAGATCTTGGAAGCGTGATGCAGATGATGGGTGTGCCAAGTGATTTATGA
- a CDS encoding alginate export family protein, with amino-acid sequence MYKTKIAISFLVFAFGITNAQVDSLKMNIDLRTRAELDNGARTLIPKGKSAETTVVSRARFGINYYYKNLEVYISAQDVRTWGESSSTASKNQNFILNEAWANYQFSERFALKLGRQILSYDNERLIGALDWAMQGRSFDALKGIFKLTPSSKLETVITYNNDDNDANDLPDKEVYNITEAGEITKSLQIIHYQYTGKNKLQFSAIALNQVLQNPSGTHYDMLTVGINSKKYFENFGFFGSAYYQTGKIQPLKVNLLINFL; translated from the coding sequence ATGTATAAAACTAAAATCGCCATCAGCTTTCTGGTCTTTGCTTTTGGAATCACAAATGCACAAGTCGACAGCCTGAAAATGAACATTGACCTCAGAACAAGAGCCGAACTGGATAACGGAGCAAGAACGCTAATCCCAAAAGGAAAATCAGCAGAAACGACGGTTGTATCAAGAGCTCGTTTCGGAATTAATTATTACTATAAAAATCTGGAAGTTTACATTTCTGCACAAGACGTAAGAACTTGGGGTGAATCCTCTTCTACTGCAAGTAAAAATCAGAATTTTATTCTGAATGAGGCTTGGGCCAATTATCAATTTTCAGAACGATTTGCCTTAAAATTGGGACGGCAAATTCTTTCTTACGACAACGAACGATTAATTGGGGCATTGGATTGGGCAATGCAGGGACGAAGTTTTGATGCTTTAAAAGGTATTTTCAAATTAACTCCGAGTTCAAAATTAGAAACCGTTATTACTTACAATAATGACGACAATGACGCGAATGACCTTCCCGACAAAGAAGTTTATAATATTACAGAAGCCGGAGAAATCACAAAATCTCTACAAATCATCCATTACCAATACACAGGAAAAAACAAGTTACAGTTCTCCGCAATCGCTTTGAACCAGGTTTTACAAAACCCGTCTGGTACACATTACGATATGTTGACCGTAGGAATTAACTCAAAAAAATATTTTGAAAATTTCGGTTTTTTTGGTTCTGCTTATTATCAAACCGGAAAAATACAGCCGCTCAAAGTAAATCTGCTTATCAATTTTCTGTAA
- the modA gene encoding molybdate ABC transporter substrate-binding protein, with product MKLLVCTILMSVMMLNCKKKEPNSSEKSTQNSFISVAAAANLRDVLEDLKQIYIKENPDKKVEITFGSSGLLVQQILNGAPFDLFLSADTQFPEKLKSAGKNYGNPKIYAYGKVVLWSFKKDVSKGLDLLQNPEINKIAIANPELAPYGKNTVEALKKSGLYSKIENKIVWAENISQVAQFASTGNADVGFIALSNAKNKEMMRRGNFYELSEKECAPIAQSGIVLKGKSQTESQDFFDFINSEKANEIWKRYGY from the coding sequence TTGAAACTGTTAGTCTGTACAATTTTAATGTCAGTTATGATGTTGAATTGTAAAAAAAAAGAACCAAATTCATCTGAAAAATCCACTCAAAATTCTTTCATTTCCGTTGCGGCGGCAGCTAATCTTAGGGACGTTTTAGAAGATTTAAAACAAATTTACATCAAAGAAAATCCTGATAAAAAAGTAGAAATTACTTTTGGTTCTTCTGGTTTGCTGGTTCAGCAGATCTTAAATGGTGCACCTTTCGATTTGTTTTTATCTGCCGATACTCAATTTCCGGAAAAATTAAAAAGTGCTGGGAAAAATTATGGAAATCCTAAAATTTACGCTTATGGAAAGGTCGTTTTGTGGAGCTTCAAAAAGGACGTTTCTAAAGGTTTGGATTTGTTGCAAAATCCTGAAATAAATAAAATTGCCATCGCAAATCCTGAGCTCGCTCCATATGGAAAAAATACAGTCGAAGCTTTAAAAAAATCAGGATTATATTCCAAAATTGAAAACAAAATCGTTTGGGCAGAAAACATCAGTCAAGTCGCACAATTTGCGTCGACAGGAAACGCAGATGTAGGTTTCATCGCACTTTCCAATGCTAAAAATAAAGAAATGATGAGGCGAGGAAATTTCTATGAATTATCTGAAAAAGAATGCGCGCCGATTGCCCAAAGCGGAATCGTTTTGAAAGGCAAAAGCCAAACTGAATCTCAAGATTTTTTTGATTTCATCAATTCGGAAAAAGCAAATGAAATTTGGAAACGTTACGGTTATTAA
- a CDS encoding DUF488 domain-containing protein codes for MEIVLKRVYEDASPEDGYRVLVDRIWPRGISKEKAALDEWDKDLAPSTALREWFHHDPLLWEEFSRKYKEELLEQNPGKPFLEKNGQQEKITLVYAARDEKHCHPLVLKDYLEQLLNNKSKK; via the coding sequence ATGGAAATCGTATTAAAAAGAGTGTACGAAGATGCTTCTCCCGAAGATGGTTACCGTGTTTTGGTAGATCGGATTTGGCCAAGAGGAATCTCAAAAGAAAAAGCCGCTTTGGATGAATGGGACAAAGATCTTGCACCATCAACAGCGCTTCGGGAGTGGTTTCATCACGATCCTTTGCTTTGGGAAGAGTTTTCCCGGAAATATAAAGAAGAACTTTTGGAGCAAAATCCCGGAAAACCTTTCCTGGAAAAAAATGGGCAACAGGAAAAAATAACGCTGGTTTATGCAGCAAGGGATGAAAAACATTGTCATCCTTTGGTTTTGAAAGACTATCTGGAACAATTGCTCAACAACAAATCAAAAAAATAA
- a CDS encoding hemerythrin domain-containing protein, producing the protein MLCCWKIRQGIKKEVSYERIKNYINYYWEKNLHNHFKTEDDVLPELSNEGLQNQMEKEHREISCLIGSINQSNNQQLLSDFADALYKYIRFEERSVFPYLEEHLSDEQMDTIGLELNQHHHKEDDDYEDEFWK; encoded by the coding sequence TTGCTTTGTTGCTGGAAAATCCGCCAGGGCATCAAAAAAGAGGTTTCTTACGAACGCATCAAGAATTACATTAATTATTATTGGGAAAAGAATCTTCATAACCATTTCAAGACTGAAGATGATGTGCTTCCAGAATTGTCGAACGAGGGTTTACAGAACCAAATGGAGAAAGAACATCGCGAAATTAGCTGTTTAATTGGAAGTATCAATCAATCAAATAACCAACAGTTGCTATCAGATTTTGCTGATGCTTTATACAAATATATCCGTTTTGAGGAAAGAAGTGTTTTTCCTTATCTTGAAGAACATCTTTCCGATGAACAGATGGATACAATAGGTTTAGAATTAAACCAACATCATCACAAAGAAGATGATGATTATGAGGATGAATTTTGGAAATGA
- a CDS encoding MFS transporter, translating to MDANLSSAHKILVLNTLAFTICFACWTLNGVLVTYLVDNNIFNWSVVETGWLLGIPILTGSIMRLPMGILTDKYGGKPLFSTLLLLCSVPLFLLYFADSYWIYFLLSALFGMIGTGFAVGIAFTSAWYPKEWQGRALGIFGMGNSGAALTTFFAPTLLNYLSAEDPENGWRMLPILYGITLVIIGCIFLLFVKNKKVTAQNKSTKQLLEPLSNMRVWRFGLYYFLVFGLFVAFSQWLMPYYVSVYKTSLVLGGLLASAFSLPSGVIRAFGGYLSDKFGARKVMYWVLYSSLILSGLLMLPKMEILTPGKGITAKKTGIVKSFGNEKIILDNAEFAISAKPEIPQQTSVLPESFSWQEILVKQNERVQKKQLLAQGVTLIKFEAHIWVFSILVILIGIMWGIGKAAVYKHIPEYFPNEVGVVGGMVGLIGGLGGFIGPILFGYLLDFSGLWTSSWIFVFLISAISLFWMNQVIKKMTNNAAPHLKDRIEHVNNNKD from the coding sequence ATGGATGCAAATTTATCTTCCGCTCACAAAATTCTAGTATTAAATACACTGGCTTTTACCATTTGTTTTGCTTGCTGGACATTGAACGGAGTTCTCGTAACTTATCTCGTAGATAATAATATTTTCAATTGGTCAGTCGTCGAAACTGGCTGGCTGCTCGGAATTCCCATTCTTACGGGCTCCATTATGAGATTACCCATGGGAATTTTAACTGATAAATACGGTGGAAAACCTCTATTTTCAACCCTACTACTTCTTTGCAGTGTTCCATTGTTCCTACTCTATTTTGCAGATTCCTATTGGATCTACTTTCTGCTAAGTGCCTTATTCGGAATGATTGGGACAGGTTTTGCCGTAGGAATTGCCTTTACATCAGCTTGGTATCCAAAAGAATGGCAGGGACGTGCCTTGGGAATATTTGGGATGGGAAATTCAGGCGCTGCCTTAACCACATTTTTTGCCCCCACTCTACTTAATTATCTATCTGCCGAAGACCCAGAGAATGGATGGAGAATGCTTCCCATACTCTATGGAATTACATTGGTCATCATAGGATGCATCTTTCTACTCTTTGTGAAAAATAAGAAAGTTACCGCACAAAACAAGTCTACAAAACAACTTCTCGAACCTCTCTCGAACATGAGAGTCTGGCGATTTGGTCTTTATTATTTTTTAGTATTCGGCTTATTTGTCGCTTTCTCTCAGTGGTTGATGCCTTACTATGTGAGTGTCTACAAAACCTCATTGGTTTTAGGAGGACTTTTGGCATCAGCCTTCAGCTTACCCAGTGGCGTTATCCGCGCTTTTGGCGGTTATCTTTCAGATAAATTCGGTGCTAGAAAAGTGATGTACTGGGTCTTATACTCTTCACTGATTTTAAGCGGACTTCTGATGCTTCCGAAAATGGAGATTCTAACTCCCGGAAAAGGCATCACAGCAAAAAAAACAGGAATCGTAAAAAGTTTTGGAAATGAAAAGATCATTCTTGATAATGCCGAATTTGCTATTAGTGCAAAACCAGAGATTCCCCAACAAACTTCAGTATTACCCGAATCCTTTTCATGGCAGGAAATTTTAGTAAAACAAAACGAGCGCGTACAGAAAAAGCAGCTTTTGGCACAAGGTGTCACATTGATCAAATTTGAAGCACACATCTGGGTTTTCTCAATCTTGGTGATTCTCATCGGCATTATGTGGGGAATCGGTAAAGCAGCAGTTTATAAACATATCCCTGAATATTTTCCGAATGAAGTCGGTGTTGTCGGCGGAATGGTTGGATTAATTGGTGGTCTAGGCGGATTTATTGGTCCTATCCTTTTTGGATATTTATTAGATTTTTCAGGGTTATGGACCAGTTCATGGATTTTCGTATTTCTCATTTCCGCTATCTCATTGTTCTGGATGAATCAGGTTATTAAAAAAATGACAAACAATGCTGCACCGCATCTTAAAGACAGAATTGAGCACGTCAACAACAACAAAGATTAA
- a CDS encoding nitric-oxide reductase large subunit has product MTPKKLWTWLAAVIIGSFAVLIFFGVEIYRKIPPVPDNVVTTDGKVIATGQDIKDGQNVWQSIGGQTVGSIWGHGAYIAPDWSADYLHRESLLLLEELAKKEGKVYKDLPDDEQAKYQVLLKKELRKNTLDEATNTIVISPERAKVQAELADYYAKIFMNAPEMAKLRDQYAIPKNTVKTPERMAKMNAFFSWAAWVCITDRPGDDVTYTNNWPHDELIGNVPPPSLHLWSGFSVLMLLGCVGLLVFYHARNKEEEINSSEMLPLEDPLRNMKPTPSMRATLKYIWVVALLILVQMLAGVITAHYGVEGSAFYGIPLDEVLPQSISRSWHVQLAIFWIATSWLATGLYIAPAVSGYEPKYQVLGVNVLFGALLIVVFGSLAGQWLGVMQKLGYVDNFLWGHSGYEYVELGRIWQILLLVGLILWLILMVRALLPALKKKDGDRHLLLLFTLSAVAIALFYGAGLMYGRQTHMAIAEYWRWWVVHLWVEGFFEVFATVVAAFLFTRLGLLRLKAATHAVLFSTIIFLAGGILGTFHHLYFSATPTAVLALGATFSALEIVPLVLIGFEAYQNYQISKSTKWIKAYKWPIYCFIAMCFWNFLGAGIFGFAINPPIALYYIQGLNTTAVHGHAALFGVYGILGIGLMMFMLRGLYPDREWNDKLIGWAFWLTNIGLLVMVTISLLPIGIMQSVASIKEGYWYARSAEFMQTDMMHTLRWLRVPGDILLALGEMLLVIFIIGLKTGWSLKEKR; this is encoded by the coding sequence ATGACACCTAAAAAGTTATGGACGTGGCTTGCAGCCGTTATTATTGGTTCCTTTGCTGTCCTCATTTTCTTCGGCGTGGAGATTTACAGGAAAATTCCGCCCGTTCCCGATAATGTGGTGACCACCGATGGTAAAGTGATAGCTACCGGACAAGACATCAAAGACGGTCAGAATGTTTGGCAATCTATCGGCGGGCAGACTGTCGGTAGTATTTGGGGACACGGAGCCTATATTGCACCCGATTGGAGTGCCGATTATCTCCATCGTGAATCTTTGCTTCTTCTGGAAGAACTGGCTAAAAAAGAGGGGAAAGTCTATAAAGATTTACCGGATGACGAGCAGGCAAAATATCAGGTATTACTGAAAAAAGAACTTCGTAAAAATACCTTAGACGAAGCCACCAATACAATTGTGATTTCTCCTGAAAGAGCAAAAGTACAGGCAGAACTGGCAGATTATTACGCTAAAATATTTATGAATGCTCCGGAAATGGCAAAACTGAGAGATCAGTACGCCATCCCGAAAAATACGGTAAAAACTCCGGAAAGAATGGCAAAAATGAATGCCTTTTTCTCTTGGGCAGCCTGGGTTTGCATCACGGATCGTCCTGGTGACGATGTAACGTACACCAACAACTGGCCACACGATGAACTGATTGGCAATGTACCACCGCCATCGTTACACCTTTGGTCCGGTTTCAGTGTGCTGATGTTGCTGGGTTGTGTAGGTCTGCTGGTATTTTACCACGCCCGAAACAAGGAGGAAGAAATCAATTCAAGCGAGATGCTGCCTTTGGAAGATCCGCTCAGAAATATGAAACCAACACCTTCTATGAGAGCAACGCTGAAATATATTTGGGTAGTGGCATTACTGATTTTGGTTCAGATGCTTGCAGGCGTTATTACTGCCCATTACGGAGTAGAAGGCAGTGCTTTTTACGGTATTCCGTTGGATGAGGTTCTTCCGCAATCCATTTCCAGAAGCTGGCACGTTCAGTTGGCGATTTTCTGGATTGCAACTTCCTGGCTCGCTACTGGTTTATATATTGCTCCTGCCGTTTCGGGTTACGAACCGAAATATCAGGTTTTAGGTGTCAATGTATTGTTCGGAGCGTTGCTGATTGTGGTTTTCGGTTCTTTGGCGGGACAATGGCTTGGCGTGATGCAGAAATTAGGTTATGTAGATAATTTCCTTTGGGGACATTCCGGTTACGAATATGTAGAACTGGGTAGAATTTGGCAGATCTTATTGTTAGTAGGATTAATTCTTTGGTTAATTCTTATGGTAAGAGCACTTTTACCCGCATTGAAAAAGAAAGATGGTGACAGACATTTACTATTATTGTTCACACTTTCCGCAGTAGCAATTGCCCTATTCTATGGAGCCGGATTGATGTACGGAAGACAAACCCATATGGCCATTGCAGAATACTGGAGATGGTGGGTGGTTCACCTTTGGGTAGAAGGATTCTTCGAAGTTTTTGCAACCGTTGTAGCAGCCTTTTTATTTACAAGATTGGGATTATTAAGATTAAAGGCAGCAACTCATGCTGTATTATTTTCAACCATTATTTTCCTAGCGGGAGGTATTTTGGGAACGTTCCACCACTTGTATTTCAGTGCGACGCCAACAGCAGTTTTGGCTTTGGGAGCTACATTCAGCGCACTTGAAATTGTTCCTTTGGTTTTAATTGGGTTTGAAGCTTATCAAAATTATCAGATCAGTAAATCTACCAAATGGATCAAAGCATACAAATGGCCAATCTACTGTTTCATCGCCATGTGTTTTTGGAATTTCCTTGGTGCAGGTATTTTCGGGTTTGCCATCAATCCACCGATTGCATTGTACTATATTCAAGGACTCAATACAACCGCAGTTCACGGCCACGCCGCACTGTTCGGAGTGTATGGAATCTTGGGAATTGGTTTGATGATGTTTATGTTGAGAGGATTATATCCTGACAGAGAATGGAATGATAAACTCATCGGCTGGGCATTTTGGCTAACAAATATCGGATTGTTAGTAATGGTAACCATCAGTTTGTTGCCGATAGGAATTATGCAATCCGTAGCCTCTATTAAAGAAGGATATTGGTACGCTCGTTCCGCAGAATTTATGCAGACCGATATGATGCATACTTTACGTTGGCTACGTGTTCCCGGTGACATTTTACTGGCGCTAGGAGAGATGCTGTTGGTAATTTTCATTATCGGACTGAAAACCGGCTGGTCGCTTAAAGAGAAAAGATAA
- a CDS encoding MFS transporter, with amino-acid sequence MNESNWLTDYDPSNEEFWKRSGKKIAWKTLAITTAALTFSFATWFLYSVIVIKLPHIGFQFTDDQLFWMAAMPGLAGGILRIVNTFLIPIYGTRKVISISSLIKIIPLLMLGFAVMNPQTSFTYFMLIGFLLGIGGGDFSSFMPSTSLFFPKKEVGTALGIQAGVGNFGVSLVQLLSPLIMSLTLFSFLGGGEIIVETGKTIYLENTAFIYVIPLLIVGIWAWFSLKSIPVKASFKEQLDIFKDRHTLYCTMTYIMTFGIFAGFSAAFPLMIKNLYTPLDKSIDPLQFAFYGPLIGSASRVIFGKVADKIGGAYLTHFTGISLIILISRLILGGYLTPTSPDQFQGFLLIVLAIFFFTGIGNAATFKQFPVIFSESPRKAAGVIGWTAAVAAFGPFVFNILITQSRALTGDSRLFFWFLVVGCVCATAVNWHFYTKKGCERPC; translated from the coding sequence ATGAACGAGTCAAATTGGTTAACGGACTACGATCCGTCAAATGAAGAATTTTGGAAACGCAGTGGGAAAAAGATAGCTTGGAAAACTTTGGCCATCACCACAGCTGCACTTACTTTCTCTTTCGCAACCTGGTTTCTTTACAGTGTTATCGTTATCAAACTTCCGCACATCGGTTTTCAATTCACAGATGACCAGCTCTTCTGGATGGCCGCTATGCCCGGACTGGCGGGTGGTATTCTAAGAATCGTCAATACATTTCTAATTCCCATATACGGAACAAGAAAAGTTATTTCAATCAGTTCACTGATCAAAATAATTCCTCTTTTAATGTTAGGATTTGCTGTGATGAATCCCCAAACATCATTCACTTATTTTATGCTGATAGGATTCTTATTAGGGATTGGAGGTGGAGATTTTTCATCCTTCATGCCGTCTACTTCATTATTTTTCCCTAAAAAGGAGGTAGGAACAGCACTCGGAATCCAGGCAGGTGTCGGTAATTTTGGGGTAAGTCTGGTACAGCTACTCTCTCCTTTGATTATGAGTCTTACACTGTTCTCATTTTTAGGCGGCGGTGAAATCATCGTGGAAACCGGAAAAACGATCTACCTGGAAAATACTGCATTTATCTATGTGATTCCTTTATTGATCGTTGGAATTTGGGCTTGGTTTTCATTAAAAAGTATTCCCGTAAAAGCTTCTTTCAAAGAGCAGCTGGATATTTTCAAAGACCGTCACACCTTGTATTGTACGATGACCTACATAATGACCTTCGGAATTTTTGCAGGATTTTCTGCGGCCTTCCCCCTGATGATAAAAAATCTTTACACGCCTTTGGATAAAAGCATTGACCCTTTGCAGTTCGCTTTCTACGGTCCCCTTATCGGTTCAGCATCCAGAGTTATTTTTGGAAAAGTTGCGGACAAGATCGGTGGAGCATATCTGACCCATTTTACAGGAATATCATTGATAATTTTAATTTCCAGATTGATTCTTGGCGGTTACCTGACCCCAACTTCACCGGATCAATTTCAGGGATTTCTTCTCATAGTATTAGCCATATTTTTCTTCACAGGTATAGGTAATGCAGCGACTTTCAAACAGTTTCCAGTTATTTTTTCAGAATCACCGAGAAAAGCAGCAGGTGTTATCGGCTGGACAGCAGCAGTGGCTGCATTTGGTCCTTTCGTATTTAATATTTTGATCACACAATCCAGAGCATTGACTGGAGATTCCAGATTATTCTTTTGGTTTTTGGTGGTAGGATGTGTTTGTGCAACCGCCGTCAACTGGCATTTCTATACAAAAAAAGGATGTGAAAGACCTTGCTAG
- a CDS encoding recombinase family protein: protein MKTAYLYVRVSTDEQKRKGYSLPEQEDRLLKYCKYNNIEVKGIYREDYSAKNFNRPEWKELFSEIKKKSSEDKNILFVKWDRFSRNVEYAYEMIGKLRKYKTTAMAIDQPIDFSVPESTVMLAVYLAVPEAENTRRAQNTSNGIRRAKLMGRYPNKAPIGFINVTLIDGKKAIVPKEPEAEIIKWAFSQAVQNHHKISEISKIANEKGLICSRSYFFRILRNPIYCGIISVKLNSNERQMIKGLHEPLISEALFDQVQSVINTKRKMTAKRDDLKEMFFLRGFLTCPVCGRKLTGSFSKGKQNRYPYYHCDNRCKIRIGAVLLNDSYQNKLQELILADNTMELFKNILENQNIKTQKANYLYAQQLVDRKIKEEKLTLSRGRKLFIAGILKIDDYNELKQESQINTKNLKKEERDITLNLRVIDKMNQMENKTFREIFQKFVEFDTSDKKHLVNLIPPIDIDYKTGDLSLEFKPAFSKILSKKSNRKNNRKNEFH, encoded by the coding sequence ATGAAAACAGCTTACTTATACGTCAGAGTAAGTACTGACGAACAAAAAAGAAAAGGTTACTCCCTACCGGAGCAGGAAGACAGATTATTGAAATATTGTAAATACAACAATATCGAAGTTAAAGGAATTTATCGTGAAGACTATTCTGCTAAAAATTTCAATCGTCCAGAGTGGAAAGAATTATTCTCCGAAATTAAAAAGAAGTCATCAGAAGATAAAAATATATTATTTGTTAAATGGGATCGATTTAGTCGCAATGTCGAATATGCTTACGAAATGATTGGAAAGCTTCGGAAGTATAAGACAACCGCAATGGCTATCGATCAACCTATTGATTTCTCCGTGCCTGAAAGTACTGTTATGTTGGCTGTATATTTAGCCGTTCCAGAGGCAGAAAATACTCGAAGAGCTCAAAATACTTCTAATGGTATTCGTCGAGCTAAGTTAATGGGTAGATATCCAAATAAAGCTCCCATAGGATTTATCAACGTAACTTTAATTGATGGTAAAAAAGCTATTGTACCTAAAGAACCGGAAGCTGAAATTATAAAATGGGCTTTCAGTCAAGCTGTTCAAAATCATCACAAAATATCTGAAATCAGTAAAATAGCTAATGAGAAAGGATTGATATGCTCACGATCATACTTTTTCCGGATTTTGCGCAATCCAATTTATTGTGGAATCATATCAGTTAAACTTAATTCTAATGAAAGACAGATGATAAAGGGATTACATGAACCATTAATATCTGAGGCATTATTTGATCAAGTTCAATCTGTCATTAATACAAAAAGAAAAATGACAGCTAAAAGAGATGATTTAAAAGAAATGTTTTTTCTTCGAGGCTTTTTGACTTGTCCTGTTTGTGGTCGAAAACTTACCGGAAGTTTTTCAAAAGGTAAGCAGAATAGATATCCCTATTACCATTGCGACAATCGTTGCAAAATTAGAATTGGTGCAGTTTTACTTAATGACAGTTATCAAAATAAACTTCAAGAATTAATACTAGCAGATAACACGATGGAGTTGTTTAAGAATATTTTGGAAAATCAGAATATAAAGACTCAGAAAGCGAATTATTTGTATGCTCAACAATTAGTAGACAGAAAGATAAAAGAGGAAAAATTAACGCTTTCTCGAGGAAGGAAATTATTTATAGCAGGAATATTAAAGATCGATGATTATAATGAATTAAAACAAGAAAGTCAAATCAACACAAAAAATCTGAAGAAAGAAGAGCGTGACATTACTCTTAATTTAAGAGTAATCGATAAAATGAATCAAATGGAAAATAAGACATTTCGTGAGATTTTCCAAAAATTTGTCGAGTTTGATACTTCAGATAAAAAGCATCTTGTGAATCTTATTCCTCCTATTGATATTGATTATAAAACTGGAGACCTTTCATTAGAATTTAAGCCAGCATTTTCAAAAATATTGTCAAAAAAAAGTAATCGAAAAAACAATAGGAAAAATGAATTTCATTGA
- the modB gene encoding molybdate ABC transporter permease subunit, which produces MLDQDFIYTLLLTGKLALITTVILILIGIPVAYWLSYSRFKLKFIAETLISMPMVLPPTVMGYYLLVAFSPENAFGNFLQKYCDVRLAFSFQGIVIASIIANLPFMIQPLQNGFSALNDDLRQASYTMGKSKIVTLFKVLIPNIKKSVITGIALTFAHCIGEFGIVIMVGGNIPKETRIASVAIYDQVQALNFEAANRYAFVLFILSFLILLLIYSINRKTNFTTFR; this is translated from the coding sequence ATGCTTGACCAAGACTTCATTTACACCTTGCTCCTCACTGGGAAATTAGCGCTAATTACCACGGTAATCCTCATTCTCATTGGAATTCCGGTTGCGTATTGGCTTTCCTATTCTCGGTTTAAACTGAAATTCATTGCAGAAACTTTAATTTCAATGCCGATGGTTTTGCCACCAACAGTGATGGGATATTATCTTTTGGTCGCCTTCAGTCCGGAAAATGCTTTCGGGAATTTTCTTCAAAAATATTGTGATGTTCGGCTCGCTTTTTCGTTCCAGGGAATTGTGATTGCAAGTATCATTGCCAATCTTCCGTTTATGATTCAGCCATTGCAGAACGGGTTTTCGGCTTTGAATGATGATTTGCGACAAGCTTCCTACACAATGGGAAAATCGAAAATAGTTACTTTGTTCAAAGTCCTTATTCCAAATATAAAAAAATCTGTTATCACTGGAATTGCGCTCACTTTTGCCCACTGTATCGGCGAATTTGGCATCGTGATTATGGTTGGCGGAAATATTCCCAAAGAAACCAGGATCGCTTCAGTTGCGATTTACGACCAGGTTCAGGCGCTCAATTTTGAGGCTGCTAACCGTTATGCATTCGTGCTTTTCATCCTTTCCTTTCTTATTTTATTGTTGATTTACAGCATTAACCGAAAAACTAATTTTACCACATTCCGATGA